Proteins found in one Planococcus citri chromosome 2, ihPlaCitr1.1, whole genome shotgun sequence genomic segment:
- the LOC135834564 gene encoding uncharacterized protein LOC135834564: MEVIRDVKKVINQVFGKENMFGYETTLANQMYLLYCVLGNVYYTDKIHRKTKLVWFWIVYISWLPASVSILLYIVYGRQTGDLVLLIYIGFLLVLMLMESIVKPAIALYWYRNDIEQMISMADKILAKTPSTTRTSTSDKYLDAKTITSSILVGLGTSIAVYVSVATIDVIFFYREEKVKNYMYYLVPLSGVEQFGSFEFYIAYHLVLYGTFWGLVIVVLMHRVISVPWAVICHNEAQRIIDELNSLSEDTDINIDTFRSIEPKCRYVIKKCIHDIKNLNRFISTYRGFFETYASHTLPILLYIEVVHALIAVSPDIPFIIRVREFIVLIVSIQEVYITCWIGATLEQTTSDLSFAVYSTPWYWLKSIRKDVYILLCQTQASINPRALNVYPITLATFLRFCNVINSTVNVFRAYTDTRK; this comes from the exons ATGGAAGTGATTAGAGATGTTAAAAAAGTGATCAACCAAGTATTTGGAAAAGAGAATATGTTCGGATACGAGACAACGCTAGCTAATCAGATGTACTTATTGTACTGCGTCCTCGGTAACGTATATTACACCGATAAAATACACCGAAAAACCAAACTGGTATGGTTCTGGATAGTTTACATATCATGGTTACCAGCTTCTGTATCAATCTTACTATACATAGTTTATGGTAGACAAACCGGCGACTTGGTGTTGCTGATTTACATTGGATTTTTACTCGTACTCATGCTGATGGAATCAATTGTGAAGCCCGCAATCGCGTTGTATTGGTATAGAAACGATATAGAGCAAATGATTTCGATGGCTGATAAAATACTAGCGAAAACACCATCAACCACGCGTACGAGTACATCCGACAAATATTTGGATGCAAAAACTATCACCAGCTCTATATTAGTTGGACTCGGAACATCAATTGCAGTGTATGTATCAGTCGCTACTATagatgtgatatttttttatcgagAAGAAAAGGTTAAAAACTATATGTACTACCTAGTTCCACTTTCTGGAGTCGAACAATTCGGGTCATTCGAATTTTATATAGCTTATCACCTCGTTTTGTACGGCACGTTTTGGGGTTTAGTGATCGTTGTCTTGATGCACCGAGTTATTTCCGTACCTTGGGCAGTAATATGCCATAATGAAGCGCAAAGGATTATCGACGAGTTGAATTCGTTGAGTGAAGATACGGACATTAATATCGACACTTTCCGAAGTATAGAACCGAAATGCAGATACGTGATCAAAAAATGCATACACGATATAAAAAACCTCAACag ATTCATTTCAACCTACAGAggcttttttgaaacttacgCCAGTCATACCCTTCCCATTTTACTGTACATTGAAGTTGTCCATGCTTTGATTGCTGTATCG CCAGATATCCCATTCATAATCAGAGTGAGAGAATTTATCGTTCTCATCGTCTCGATTCAAGAAGTCTACATAACATGTTGGATTGGCGCTACGTTGGAACAAACT ACATCGGATTTGTCATTCGCTGTATATTCCACACCGTGGTATTGGTTGAAAAGCATTCGCAAAGACGTTTATATACTTCTATGCCAAACACAAGCGTCAATCAATCCACGAGCCTTGAATGTCTATCCAATCACATTGGCAACATTTCTGCGATTTTGCAACGTTATCAATTCTACAGTGAATGTTTTTCGAGCATACACAGACACACGAAAATAG